In a single window of the Mycobacterium bourgelatii genome:
- a CDS encoding TadE family type IV pilus minor pilin yields MAIATLVVVLVVCLAGITAVSMQVRCIDAAREAARLAARGDNGAAVSVARSIAPAAAQIQVRRDGDFLVATVVAHSTLLPGLDIAARAVSAAEPR; encoded by the coding sequence CTGGCGATTGCCACATTGGTGGTCGTGCTGGTGGTGTGCCTGGCCGGGATCACGGCGGTCTCCATGCAGGTGCGCTGCATTGACGCCGCCCGTGAAGCCGCTCGGCTGGCCGCGCGCGGTGACAACGGTGCCGCAGTCAGCGTGGCCCGCAGTATCGCCCCGGCTGCGGCACAGATCCAGGTGCGGCGCGACGGTGATTTCCTGGTGGCTACGGTCGTCGCCCACTCGACGCTGCTACCCGGGTTGGATATCGCGGCGCGAGCGGTCTCGGCTGCTGAGCCCCGGTGA
- a CDS encoding PAS domain-containing protein, with translation MTHDWLLVETLGDEPAVVAQGRQLKNLVPITTFLRRSPYLAAVRTAIAESMATGQSLTSITPKADRIIRTEPVTMSDGRIHGVHIWMGPPNEEPPERPTPGPLKWDLTVGVATDTRESLLNSGKNPEVEITYGRAFAEDLPSRKLNPNETKVLAMAVKALPGQTLCSTWDLTDWEGNPIRIGFAARSALESAPDGRDHLIARAMNWRAEHKGPVVTVDDLAQRILNGLAQAGVHRALVDPNNWTLLKWLDEPCNFYDWRGGEGKPRVHPEDEHEMIAMTKEFADGAAARVLRLPGKDTDWVPVHVTVNRVELEPETYAALLSLRLPTDQELVAAGLPQSPDKSND, from the coding sequence ATGACCCACGACTGGTTGCTCGTGGAGACGTTGGGGGACGAACCAGCAGTCGTAGCACAAGGGCGCCAACTGAAGAACCTCGTCCCGATCACAACGTTTTTGCGCCGCAGTCCCTACCTCGCGGCCGTCCGCACCGCGATCGCCGAGTCGATGGCAACTGGGCAGAGCCTCACCAGCATTACCCCCAAAGCCGATCGAATCATCCGTACCGAACCTGTGACGATGTCCGACGGTCGAATACACGGTGTCCATATCTGGATGGGGCCACCCAACGAGGAGCCGCCCGAGCGCCCCACCCCCGGTCCACTGAAGTGGGATCTGACCGTGGGGGTGGCCACCGACACCCGCGAGTCGTTGCTCAACAGCGGCAAGAATCCCGAAGTTGAGATCACCTACGGCAGAGCATTCGCCGAGGATCTGCCGTCACGCAAGCTCAACCCCAACGAGACCAAGGTCCTCGCCATGGCGGTCAAGGCATTGCCAGGACAAACACTATGCAGCACTTGGGATCTCACCGATTGGGAAGGGAACCCCATCCGCATCGGCTTCGCCGCGCGCAGCGCGCTGGAATCCGCACCGGACGGTCGTGATCACCTGATTGCGCGTGCCATGAACTGGCGGGCCGAGCACAAGGGTCCCGTCGTGACGGTCGACGACTTGGCGCAGCGAATCCTCAATGGGCTGGCGCAAGCCGGAGTGCATCGGGCGCTGGTCGACCCAAACAACTGGACCCTGCTGAAGTGGCTCGACGAACCGTGCAACTTCTACGACTGGCGCGGCGGCGAAGGAAAACCGCGCGTGCATCCCGAGGACGAGCACGAAATGATCGCCATGACAAAGGAATTCGCCGATGGGGCGGCAGCGCGGGTATTGCGGCTACCCGGAAAGGACACCGACTGGGTGCCGGTGCATGTGACGGTCAATCGGGTGGAACTTGAGCCGGAGACGTACGCAGCACTGCTCTCCCTGCGTCTCCCCACCGACCAGGAACTCGTCGCCGCCGGACTGCCGCAGTCGCCCGACAAGAGTAATGACTAG
- a CDS encoding PE family protein: MSFLVVAPDVLAVAASDLASIGSSVSNAAAAAAAPTTSLLAAGADEVSAAVAALFGAHGQAYQAINARAAAFHQQFVQALTGSSATYATAEVAAAQPIQSLIDVINAQFVAQTGRPLIGNGANGAPGTGQAGAPGGWLIGNGGAGGSGTASAANDGGPGGAGGAAGLFGSGGAGGAGGATSAAGKAGGAGGAGGNAMLIGAGGAGGAGGASTDIVGGNGGAGGMGGNAGFLFGAAGNGGAGGLTNGTGATGGAGGAGGAGGLMSDGGVGGTGGAALVNGKGGAGGAGGGGGVFGTGGVGGAGGTSSTVTGTGGAGGAGGAGGTFGAGGSGGDGGAASVGGVGGAGGNAGMFAFGAAGGTGGTGGEAFVGAGGAGGVGGAAGMLFGSGGAGGAGGAGNLVGGQGGAGGKAGLLSGSGGAGGTGGASVTTGGAGGAGGTSGVFGNGGNGGNGGAGIATGGKGGVGGDAVLIGNGGNGGSGGTGAAPGATGLGGIGGLLLGADGSNAPASGNPLHTLQQQALTAINQPVQALTGRPLIGNGLNGTPGTGAPGGDGGWLFGNGGNGGHGATNTAAAGAGGNGGAGGAGGILFGTGGTGGTGGIATGVGGKGGIGGAGGAGLLIGSGGTGGSGGQAPNAGAGGAGGRGGNAGFFFGAAGNGGHGAAPGNPNGVGGAGGTGGLFSNGGTGGGGGFGAGGGAGGNGLVFGAGGTGGSGNGTATGGAGGNGGVFGAGGVGGAGGGALGINGGAGGAGGSAGLFSLGASGGAGGNGGVSSNLGGAGGAGGAGGLLFGSGGAGGGGGWGGAGGNAGTGGVGGAGGKAGFLIGSGGAGGAGGAAGGAAAGTGGAGGAGGGAGVFGSGGDGGAGGDAGTTGGKGGNGGNAVLVGDGGNGGNGGKAAANGAPGTGGIGGLLLGNNGNNGKAPT, encoded by the coding sequence ATGTCATTCTTAGTCGTCGCGCCAGATGTCCTGGCGGTCGCTGCTTCAGATCTAGCAAGTATCGGTTCATCCGTCAGCAACGCCGCTGCCGCAGCGGCGGCACCAACGACATCGCTACTCGCGGCGGGCGCTGACGAAGTTTCGGCCGCCGTGGCGGCGTTGTTCGGGGCACACGGTCAGGCGTATCAGGCCATCAACGCCCGCGCGGCCGCGTTTCATCAGCAATTCGTGCAGGCGCTCACCGGAAGTTCGGCCACGTACGCGACGGCCGAAGTCGCTGCCGCTCAACCCATCCAAAGCTTGATCGACGTAATCAATGCGCAATTCGTGGCGCAAACCGGCAGACCCCTGATCGGTAACGGCGCCAACGGCGCTCCGGGGACCGGGCAGGCCGGGGCACCCGGCGGGTGGTTGATAGGCAATGGCGGGGCTGGCGGATCCGGCACAGCCTCAGCGGCTAACGATGGCGGGCCTGGCGGTGCCGGCGGTGCCGCCGGCCTGTTCGGTAGCGGCGGCGCCGGCGGGGCCGGCGGTGCCACATCGGCCGCGGGCAAGGCCGGCGGTGCCGGCGGGGCCGGCGGCAACGCCATGCTGATCGGGGCCGGCGGCGCGGGCGGCGCCGGCGGAGCGTCAACGGACATCGTCGGCGGAAACGGCGGGGCTGGCGGGATGGGCGGCAATGCCGGATTCCTGTTCGGCGCCGCCGGCAACGGCGGGGCAGGCGGCTTGACCAACGGCACCGGCGCCACGGGCGGCGCCGGCGGCGCCGGCGGCGCCGGCGGATTGATGTCCGATGGCGGTGTCGGCGGTACCGGCGGTGCGGCCCTCGTTAATGGCAAGGGTGGAGCCGGTGGAGCTGGCGGCGGCGGCGGGGTGTTCGGGACCGGAGGCGTCGGCGGGGCCGGCGGAACCTCGAGCACCGTCACGGGCACCGGAGGCGCCGGTGGGGCTGGCGGCGCTGGCGGAACGTTTGGCGCCGGAGGCAGCGGGGGCGATGGTGGGGCGGCCAGCGTAGGCGGTGTAGGCGGCGCTGGCGGTAACGCCGGCATGTTCGCCTTCGGCGCGGCCGGCGGGACTGGTGGCACCGGTGGCGAAGCCTTCGTCGGCGCTGGCGGAGCGGGTGGAGTTGGCGGCGCCGCCGGCATGCTGTTCGGCTCCGGCGGCGCCGGCGGGGCCGGCGGGGCCGGCAACCTCGTCGGCGGCCAGGGTGGAGCGGGCGGCAAGGCCGGGCTGCTCAGCGGGTCCGGCGGGGCCGGCGGCACCGGCGGTGCCAGCGTCACGACCGGTGGAGCGGGCGGCGCCGGTGGAACATCCGGAGTGTTCGGTAACGGCGGTAACGGCGGTAACGGCGGAGCAGGAATCGCCACCGGCGGTAAAGGCGGAGTCGGCGGCGACGCCGTACTGATCGGCAACGGCGGAAACGGCGGAAGCGGTGGCACCGGCGCGGCGCCCGGCGCCACCGGCCTCGGCGGCATCGGCGGACTGCTGCTGGGCGCGGACGGTTCCAACGCACCCGCGAGCGGCAACCCCCTGCACACCTTGCAGCAACAGGCACTGACCGCGATCAACCAGCCCGTTCAGGCGTTGACCGGACGCCCACTGATCGGCAACGGCCTCAATGGAACACCGGGGACAGGTGCTCCCGGCGGGGACGGTGGCTGGTTGTTCGGCAATGGCGGCAACGGCGGGCACGGCGCGACCAATACCGCCGCCGCAGGCGCCGGCGGAAACGGCGGAGCAGGCGGAGCAGGCGGGATTCTGTTCGGCACCGGCGGGACCGGCGGAACCGGTGGGATTGCCACGGGCGTCGGCGGGAAGGGCGGGATCGGCGGCGCAGGCGGGGCCGGGTTGTTGATCGGGTCCGGCGGCACTGGCGGCAGCGGTGGGCAAGCCCCCAATGCCGGGGCAGGTGGCGCCGGCGGGCGCGGCGGCAACGCAGGCTTCTTCTTTGGTGCGGCCGGTAACGGCGGCCATGGCGCCGCTCCGGGTAACCCGAATGGCGTCGGAGGTGCCGGTGGCACCGGAGGTCTCTTCAGCAACGGCGGCACCGGTGGCGGCGGCGGGTTTGGCGCCGGCGGCGGGGCCGGCGGGAATGGCTTGGTCTTCGGGGCAGGCGGCACCGGAGGATCCGGCAATGGCACCGCGACTGGTGGGGCCGGCGGCAACGGTGGGGTGTTCGGCGCCGGCGGCGTCGGCGGCGCAGGCGGTGGCGCCCTCGGCATCAACGGCGGAGCCGGCGGGGCGGGCGGTAGCGCCGGCTTGTTCTCGCTCGGTGCGTCGGGGGGTGCCGGCGGTAATGGCGGTGTTAGCAGCAACCTCGGCGGAGCCGGTGGAGCGGGCGGCGCGGGCGGCCTGCTGTTCGGCTCCGGCGGCGCCGGTGGCGGCGGCGGTTGGGGCGGCGCTGGCGGCAACGCTGGGACCGGTGGCGTGGGCGGTGCCGGCGGTAAGGCCGGATTCCTCATCGGCTCCGGAGGTGCCGGTGGCGCTGGCGGGGCGGCGGGCGGCGCCGCCGCCGGCACCGGCGGAGCCGGTGGAGCCGGCGGAGGGGCCGGGGTGTTCGGCAGCGGCGGCGATGGCGGTGCCGGCGGCGACGCGGGGACAACCGGCGGCAAGGGCGGCAACGGCGGGAACGCCGTCCTGGTCGGCGATGGCGGTAACGGCGGCAACGGCGGAAAGGCCGCGGCCAACGGAGCCCCGGGCACCGGCGGCATCGGCGGGTTGTTGCTCGGCAACAACGGGAACAACGGCAAGGCGCCGACGTAA
- a CDS encoding type II secretion system F family protein has product MIAPALLLAAALLVDAGPTALRVRAGVPLPGRRTLARSPVGSDPLGVASSLDVLAVCLTAGMAVSAAARATAASAPASLAQVLRRAADLLALGADPSVAWSTPPGIPVDASVEALLRLARRSASSGAALAEGVAELAAQSRHDAAHVATAAAERAGVLIAGPLGLCFLPAFVCLGIVPVVVGLAGHVLQSGLL; this is encoded by the coding sequence GTGATCGCTCCCGCGTTGCTGCTCGCCGCGGCCCTGTTGGTGGACGCTGGTCCGACGGCGCTACGGGTTCGCGCCGGCGTGCCACTGCCCGGACGCCGGACACTCGCGCGGTCGCCGGTGGGTTCGGACCCGTTGGGCGTCGCCTCCAGCCTGGACGTGCTTGCGGTGTGCTTGACCGCCGGCATGGCGGTCTCGGCCGCTGCGCGCGCGACCGCTGCATCCGCTCCGGCTTCGCTGGCTCAGGTTCTTCGACGGGCCGCCGATTTGCTGGCATTAGGCGCCGACCCATCCGTTGCCTGGTCAACACCACCGGGAATTCCCGTGGACGCGTCCGTCGAGGCACTGCTGCGACTGGCCCGGCGCTCGGCGTCCTCGGGTGCCGCCCTCGCGGAGGGCGTCGCCGAACTGGCGGCACAGTCCCGCCATGACGCCGCCCATGTCGCCACCGCGGCCGCCGAGCGCGCTGGCGTGTTGATTGCGGGTCCGCTCGGGTTGTGCTTCCTACCGGCGTTTGTCTGCCTGGGCATCGTTCCCGTGGTCGTCGGTCTCGCCGGCCACGTCTTGCAATCGGGATTGCTATGA
- the cspA gene encoding cold shock protein CspA: MPQGTVKWFNAEKGFGFIAPEDGSADVFVHYTEIQGSGFRTLEENQKVEFEIGHSPKGPQATGVRSL; encoded by the coding sequence ATGCCACAGGGAACTGTGAAGTGGTTCAACGCGGAGAAGGGGTTCGGCTTCATCGCCCCCGAAGATGGTTCCGCGGATGTTTTTGTCCACTACACGGAGATCCAGGGTTCGGGCTTCCGCACCCTCGAAGAGAACCAGAAGGTCGAGTTTGAAATCGGCCACAGCCCTAAGGGCCCCCAGGCCACCGGAGTCCGCTCGCTCTGA
- a CDS encoding Rv3654c family TadE-like protein — MVAVLLGSTGAVAYLGAAMVARHRAQAAADLAALAGAARLPAGGVEACARATDVARSMRITRAECAVENLDVVVTVEVSLTIAGAARAAARAGPSTTP, encoded by the coding sequence ATGGTTGCTGTGCTGCTGGGCAGCACCGGGGCCGTCGCCTACCTCGGCGCGGCCATGGTCGCCCGTCACCGCGCGCAGGCGGCAGCCGACTTGGCGGCCCTGGCCGGCGCCGCTCGGCTACCTGCCGGCGGGGTCGAGGCCTGCGCACGTGCGACGGACGTGGCTCGCTCGATGCGAATCACCCGCGCCGAATGCGCAGTGGAGAACCTCGACGTGGTGGTCACCGTGGAGGTATCCCTCACGATCGCCGGCGCAGCGCGGGCCGCCGCCCGGGCGGGCCCGTCGACAACGCCGTAG
- a CDS encoding PE family protein yields the protein MSYLTAVPEALSAAAANLADIGSSLSSAAAAAAGPTTQLLAAAQDEVSTAIAAMFSAYGQGYQASSAQVASFHAEFVQTLNSAAQAYGITEASSAGLLASPAQAVPQDLLGLINAPVEALTGRPLVGNGADGAPGTGQDGKPGGWLLGDGGAGGSGSAGMKGGNGGATGLVGTGGAGGAGGSNTLGDGGPGGAGGAGGLLLGNGGRGGVGGDAPLGGNGGAGGAGGPGGLLGAGGAGGTGGLAAVGAVGGVGGAGGAGGTGGLLGGLVGAGGGNGGAGGGGGNGGGAGGVGGNAGMFAGPGGDGGQGGAAGAFGKGGPGGAGGNAGLMFGPGGGGGAGGSAFTDAAGDGGRGGNSGLFFSSGGAGGSGGTGVTGGAGGAGGDALWFGSGGVGGIGGGGLTTGGTGGTGGQAGLVWGNAGAGGAGGQAITTGGAGGGGGKAMLFGTGGNGGNGGFGATIGSSGTGGVGGPLQGLFDAINAPVQAQTGRPLIGNGANGAVGTGQNGAPGGWLLGDGGAGGSGAPGQNGGTGGAAGLFGSGGAGGAGGSTTTGTAGAGGAGGAGGMLSGAGGAGGTGGFASDTGGTAGAGGRGGDAGWWGAGGGGGAGGHAAFDQFAGNNGIAGQGGAGGTGGLLSGAGGRGGAGGIGDTAGIGGAGGSAGGLAGSGGAGGAGGFTGISNIAADGGAGGKAGLLFGLGGDGGDGGANAFGVGGTGGAGGDAGLLSWSGGVGGYGGASLITGGAGGAGGDGGWFGFGGVGGTGGLGLSDTGGAGGAGGKAGLLVGMGGAGGPGGASNGTGSSGGPGGSAFLIGVGGNGGNGGPGSPTAGSHGPGGAGGLLFGVNGLG from the coding sequence ATGTCGTATCTAACAGCGGTTCCCGAAGCGCTGAGCGCAGCGGCTGCGAACTTGGCCGACATCGGTTCAAGCCTCAGCTCCGCGGCCGCCGCGGCGGCTGGCCCGACGACACAGCTGCTGGCTGCCGCCCAAGACGAGGTCTCTACCGCCATCGCCGCGATGTTTTCGGCCTACGGCCAGGGATACCAAGCGTCCAGTGCGCAGGTGGCGTCCTTTCACGCCGAGTTCGTGCAGACGCTGAATTCAGCCGCGCAGGCCTATGGCATTACCGAAGCGAGCAGCGCCGGCCTGCTGGCGAGTCCCGCACAGGCCGTGCCGCAGGATTTGCTCGGCCTGATCAACGCACCCGTGGAAGCCCTCACCGGGCGCCCGCTCGTCGGCAACGGCGCCGACGGGGCACCGGGCACCGGACAAGACGGCAAGCCCGGCGGGTGGCTGCTAGGCGACGGCGGCGCCGGCGGCTCAGGCAGCGCGGGAATGAAAGGCGGCAACGGCGGAGCGACCGGTCTGGTGGGCACCGGTGGCGCAGGTGGGGCCGGCGGCTCCAACACCCTGGGCGACGGCGGACCGGGCGGCGCCGGAGGGGCTGGCGGGCTGCTCTTGGGCAACGGCGGGCGCGGAGGCGTCGGCGGCGACGCGCCGCTCGGCGGGAACGGTGGGGCCGGCGGGGCCGGGGGTCCCGGCGGGCTGCTGGGTGCCGGCGGTGCCGGTGGCACTGGCGGACTAGCAGCGGTCGGTGCCGTCGGCGGCGTGGGCGGAGCGGGCGGAGCCGGAGGCACCGGCGGATTGCTCGGCGGCCTGGTCGGCGCTGGTGGCGGTAACGGCGGCGCCGGAGGCGGTGGCGGTAATGGTGGGGGCGCCGGCGGAGTCGGCGGCAATGCCGGCATGTTCGCCGGTCCGGGCGGCGATGGCGGGCAGGGTGGTGCAGCCGGGGCCTTCGGCAAGGGCGGCCCCGGAGGTGCTGGCGGCAACGCCGGCTTGATGTTTGGTCCCGGGGGCGGGGGCGGAGCCGGTGGTAGCGCCTTCACCGATGCTGCTGGTGACGGTGGGCGCGGCGGCAACTCAGGGCTGTTCTTTTCCAGCGGAGGGGCCGGCGGGAGCGGCGGGACCGGTGTGACGGGCGGCGCAGGTGGTGCCGGCGGCGACGCGCTCTGGTTCGGCTCCGGTGGTGTCGGCGGGATCGGCGGAGGCGGACTCACCACCGGTGGAACCGGCGGAACCGGCGGGCAGGCCGGTCTGGTGTGGGGCAACGCCGGCGCCGGAGGAGCTGGCGGCCAAGCGATTACGACCGGCGGCGCCGGAGGGGGCGGCGGGAAAGCCATGCTGTTCGGCACCGGCGGCAACGGCGGTAACGGCGGATTTGGCGCAACCATAGGGAGCAGCGGTACCGGCGGCGTCGGCGGTCCGCTGCAAGGCCTCTTCGATGCGATCAACGCACCCGTGCAGGCGCAGACCGGTCGTCCCTTGATCGGCAATGGCGCAAACGGGGCCGTCGGAACCGGTCAGAATGGCGCACCCGGCGGATGGTTGCTCGGCGACGGCGGAGCCGGCGGTTCGGGTGCACCGGGTCAGAACGGCGGGACCGGCGGTGCCGCCGGGTTGTTCGGTTCGGGGGGCGCCGGCGGAGCGGGTGGCAGCACCACAACCGGTACCGCGGGAGCGGGCGGAGCCGGCGGTGCCGGCGGCATGCTGTCCGGCGCCGGGGGCGCGGGTGGTACGGGCGGATTCGCATCCGACACCGGCGGCACGGCCGGGGCCGGCGGCCGCGGCGGCGACGCGGGATGGTGGGGCGCCGGTGGTGGCGGCGGCGCCGGCGGCCACGCGGCATTCGACCAATTCGCCGGGAACAACGGGATCGCCGGTCAGGGCGGGGCCGGCGGTACCGGTGGGCTGCTGAGCGGCGCCGGCGGCCGCGGTGGAGCCGGCGGCATCGGCGACACCGCCGGCATCGGCGGGGCCGGGGGTAGCGCCGGCGGGCTGGCCGGTTCCGGAGGAGCAGGCGGAGCGGGCGGGTTCACCGGCATCTCCAACATCGCAGCGGACGGCGGGGCGGGCGGCAAGGCCGGCCTGCTGTTCGGCCTGGGCGGTGACGGCGGCGACGGAGGAGCCAACGCGTTCGGAGTCGGCGGCACCGGCGGGGCCGGAGGAGATGCGGGCCTGCTGAGCTGGAGCGGCGGAGTCGGCGGATATGGCGGCGCAAGTCTTATCACCGGCGGCGCCGGCGGCGCCGGTGGCGACGGCGGCTGGTTCGGCTTTGGCGGGGTCGGCGGGACCGGAGGCCTCGGCCTAAGCGACACCGGAGGCGCCGGTGGCGCCGGAGGCAAGGCCGGCCTCCTCGTCGGAATGGGCGGCGCGGGCGGCCCGGGCGGCGCCAGCAATGGCACCGGCAGTTCCGGCGGTCCGGGCGGCAGCGCTTTCCTGATCGGCGTCGGCGGGAATGGCGGCAATGGCGGCCCCGGATCCCCCACGGCCGGCAGTCACGGACCCGGTGGCGCCGGCGGGCTCCTCTTCGGCGTCAACGGGCTGGGGTAG
- a CDS encoding DEAD/DEAH box helicase, giving the protein MASFGSDLLAAALAGTPPSELPLRHVAELPPRLGRSSEWPDWAEPDVIRAFTDRGIKSPWSHQRAAAELAHSGRHVVLSTGTASGKSLAYQLPVLNALATDPRARVLYLSPTKALGHDQLRTAHALTAAVSRLADVAPTAYDGDSPTEVRRFARERSRWVFSNPDMIHLSILRNHPRWTVLLRNLRFVIVDECHYYRGVFGSNVAMVLRRLLRLCARYGAAPTVIFASATTDSPGETAAELLGQPVVEITEDGSPQGARTVALWEPALRDDLVGENGAPVRRSAGAEAARIMADLIVEGAQTLTFVRSRRAAELTALAARARLDDIAPDLSPLVASYRAGYLSEDRTALEHALADGRLRGLASTNALELGVDIAGLDAVVLAGFPGTVASFWQQAGRSGRRGQGALVVMVARDDPLDTYLVHHPEALLGKPVERVVIDPTNPYILGPQLLCAATELPVDEAEVRSLDAVDVAEGLVDDGLLRRRSGKYFPAPGVEPHGAVDIRGSIGGQIVIVEAETGRLLGSCGAGQAPVSVHPGAVYLHQGESYVVDSLDPEEGIAFVHAEDPGYATFAREITDIAVTGTGERLTFGAVTLGLVPVTVTHQVIGYLRRRLNGEVIDFVELSMPEQVLPTIAVMYTVTPEALATNDIELPQIPGSLHAAEHAAIGLLPLVASCDRGDIGGLSTAIGPDGLPSVFVYDGHPGGAGFAERGFRQARIWLGATAAAIEACECPSGCPSCVQSPKCGNGNDPLDKAGAVRVLRLMLAELSSGTQ; this is encoded by the coding sequence ATGGCGAGTTTCGGCAGCGACCTGCTCGCCGCCGCGCTCGCCGGCACACCGCCAAGCGAACTACCGTTGCGGCACGTCGCCGAGCTGCCGCCCCGCCTCGGCCGGTCCAGCGAGTGGCCGGACTGGGCCGAGCCCGACGTCATCCGCGCGTTCACCGACCGAGGCATCAAATCACCGTGGTCACATCAGCGGGCCGCCGCCGAGCTGGCGCACTCCGGCCGCCATGTCGTGCTGAGCACCGGCACGGCCTCGGGCAAGTCGTTGGCCTATCAACTCCCCGTGCTCAACGCGTTGGCGACGGATCCGCGCGCACGCGTGCTGTACCTGTCGCCGACGAAAGCACTGGGACACGACCAGCTGCGCACCGCGCACGCCCTGACCGCGGCGGTGTCGCGGCTGGCTGACGTTGCGCCGACGGCCTACGACGGCGACAGCCCCACCGAGGTCCGCCGGTTCGCGCGCGAGCGATCCCGCTGGGTGTTCTCCAACCCCGACATGATTCACCTGTCGATATTGCGCAACCACCCGCGGTGGACCGTGCTGCTGCGCAATCTGCGGTTCGTGATCGTCGACGAATGCCACTACTACCGTGGCGTTTTCGGATCGAACGTCGCGATGGTGCTGCGCCGGTTGCTGCGGTTGTGCGCGCGCTACGGCGCCGCCCCCACCGTGATCTTCGCCAGCGCGACGACCGATTCCCCCGGCGAGACGGCGGCCGAACTGCTGGGTCAGCCCGTCGTGGAGATCACCGAGGACGGCTCCCCGCAGGGCGCCCGCACGGTGGCGCTGTGGGAGCCTGCCCTGCGCGACGATCTGGTGGGCGAAAATGGCGCCCCGGTGCGCCGGTCGGCTGGTGCCGAGGCGGCGCGGATCATGGCCGACCTGATCGTCGAGGGCGCGCAGACGCTGACGTTCGTTCGCTCCCGCCGTGCGGCGGAGCTGACGGCATTGGCCGCCCGGGCCCGGCTGGACGACATCGCCCCGGACCTGTCACCGCTGGTGGCCTCGTATCGGGCCGGTTACCTGTCCGAGGACCGCACCGCGTTGGAGCACGCGCTGGCCGACGGCCGACTGCGCGGTCTCGCCTCGACCAACGCGTTGGAATTGGGCGTGGACATCGCCGGGCTGGACGCCGTGGTGCTGGCGGGTTTTCCCGGGACCGTGGCCTCGTTCTGGCAACAGGCCGGCCGCTCCGGCAGGCGCGGCCAGGGTGCGCTGGTGGTGATGGTGGCCCGCGACGATCCGCTGGACACCTATTTGGTGCACCATCCTGAGGCGCTGTTGGGCAAGCCGGTGGAGCGGGTGGTGATCGACCCGACCAACCCGTATATTCTCGGTCCGCAATTGCTCTGCGCCGCAACGGAATTGCCGGTCGATGAAGCCGAGGTGCGGTCGCTGGACGCGGTCGACGTGGCCGAGGGTTTGGTGGACGACGGGCTTCTGCGCCGACGTTCCGGTAAGTACTTCCCGGCCCCCGGCGTGGAACCCCATGGTGCGGTGGACATCCGGGGATCTATCGGCGGACAGATCGTCATCGTCGAAGCCGAGACCGGGCGACTGCTGGGCAGTTGCGGCGCCGGGCAGGCCCCGGTGTCGGTGCATCCCGGCGCGGTTTACCTGCACCAGGGCGAGAGTTACGTCGTCGACTCGCTGGACCCCGAGGAAGGAATCGCGTTCGTCCACGCCGAGGATCCCGGCTACGCGACCTTCGCGCGCGAGATCACCGACATCGCGGTCACCGGAACCGGAGAGCGACTGACGTTCGGCGCGGTGACGCTGGGGCTGGTGCCGGTGACCGTCACCCACCAGGTCATCGGCTATCTACGCCGCCGGCTCAACGGAGAGGTGATCGACTTCGTCGAATTGTCGATGCCCGAGCAGGTGCTGCCCACCATCGCGGTCATGTACACCGTCACGCCAGAAGCGTTGGCGACCAACGATATTGAACTGCCTCAGATACCCGGCTCCCTGCATGCCGCCGAGCATGCGGCCATCGGCCTGCTGCCGTTGGTGGCCAGCTGCGACCGCGGGGACATTGGCGGACTGTCCACCGCGATCGGCCCGGACGGGCTACCCAGTGTCTTTGTCTACGACGGTCATCCGGGCGGCGCGGGCTTCGCCGAGCGCGGATTCCGCCAGGCGCGCATCTGGCTGGGCGCGACGGCCGCGGCCATCGAAGCGTGCGAGTGCCCGAGCGGGTGTCCATCGTGCGTGCAGTCCCCGAAATGCGGCAATGGCAATGACCCACTCGACAAGGCGGGTGCGGTGCGGGTGCTGCGACTGATGCTCGCCGAGCTGAGCTCCGGAACGCAGTGA
- a CDS encoding DUF4244 domain-containing protein, giving the protein MRRIFRVFAARVTLLAADESGMSTVEYAIGTVAAAAFGAILYNVVTGDSIVSALNHIIGRALSTRA; this is encoded by the coding sequence ATGCGCAGAATATTTCGCGTCTTCGCGGCACGGGTGACGCTGCTGGCTGCCGACGAGTCAGGCATGTCGACAGTGGAATACGCAATCGGCACGGTGGCCGCGGCGGCCTTCGGGGCGATCCTGTACAACGTCGTCACCGGCGATTCGATCGTCTCGGCGCTGAACCACATCATCGGCCGTGCGCTCAGCACCAGGGCCTAG